The genomic stretch CGTTGAAATTATTAGCATCTTCACAAATTTCAAGGTATGAAGACTTTTGGTGCatgaaactaattattgttgttgttattttttaaataaattacatGCTATTTGATTTGGTTTTATTACTTTCATTGTTTTGAATGAAACTAAGTGATTAAGATTCTTGTGTAATATGTACCATTAAAGCTCGATATGGCTACGATGCAAGAACAAAATGTCGCGGTTTGCGAGAAGAAAGTCAAGCAGCCACAAAATGGTACCCAAGCCACCATGAATAACCAGACCCATTTTGCTATGACCTTAGCTAGATCTCATAACTGGTCAGGCGCTCCGGTTGGCACTTTTCCGGAGAAGATTTTTCCCAATAACAGTGCCATATTTACCCACCTGAAGGGAAACTTTTTTGGTTCCAAAGCGGCAGTGGTGTATAATGGGAAAAATGCATCAGGCGGGGATTGTTCATGGGTTTTGGCATGGCATGCACCTGCAGATAACACATCACCTCAGACTCCTAACAGGGTAAATATGAATTATTTTAAACGCACGCACGTAATTATATTGGTGATGATAAGTTGATTAATCATTTTATTAGGTTGTAGTTTATTTTCCTTGgatcattttaattttttttacttggTTTAAATGCAGGTGTATGTTGTATGTGGCGCAAAACAAGTCATTGCCAATCTGACCTTTGATCAAATTCAGCAAAAGTTGGACACTGCATTAACTTTTGACACTTCCACCGACGCAGCTACGAAGACACGTGCTGACGGCAACATCAGTGACACAGTCCCAGACATTGCTACTCTTATCGCGGACTTTAAACTTATCCAGTAAAGTCATGGACCATAGTTGTCCATATATATAAAGTACTGTAATAATAAAGGGTCGAAAAATTACCGTGTAATCTATGCCTTCATGTTTGCTTCCGGTGCATGTACACTGGTTGCTAATACTATTACCTATTAAGAAGGTTAAATAAATCAGTAAAGTGAGTAATAATTATGACCATAAACTTTATTGTAGTCTATTTACATTGTCAAATTTGCGAGCCTAGTTACTTGTACAAGAACGCATGAGGATGAGTTTGCGATATTGAAGCCAACGCTCGTATATAGCCTTAAACTAATTGATTGGCTTTCAATAATGGCCCCCTTTGAGACTACAAGTATAGAAATTTGTGGCCTACGAATAATTTTTTCGTagaagttaaaaaaaaaacaatttccgCAATTTTTCATTTATTCATAATCTCAACATCTATAGTGTTTCAAACCACAATATATGAATAAGAGCATGTACTCATGGGACAAATAGTAGCTAGGGCCGAAATTTATCATCAATTTCGTTTAATGTTTTACCAATCTTCCTTCATAGGGACATAACTATTGATGTAGTGTTCCATGTAACAAACTTCAACGAGCAATATTAATATCAATATATTTCTACGACGTCTGTTTAAGTGATGTTGTTTAGAAGAGCGTATGTCACTAATAGCAAGTCAAAGTAGCTAATTCCAACAAAATTAAATGCATATTGGGAACCTAACCCTAATTAAAATAAATGTAGACTAATTgtaaatatgatattatatttattatgcaTTGACATCTAATATGACATTAATTAACAAGCAAATATCACATAATGATTTTTAAAATAGAATCCATCAAAAATAATGTTGACTAATTTTTCACTCTTGCCTAGGCCATGGCAAAGCGGACCTGGGAAGAGCTCCGTCTCCGAGGAGATATGCCTTTGTTATAGCTATTTCATTTTGAATGGATGAGTTTACTCATTACTCAGCTCTTTTAGTTGATAGTTAAACTCATACTTatgttgtaacaccccgatttatgaaggagcctttagcaagacattccctaataaaccggactgttaccatctcggttttccgaggtagtgaataacaaattaaactccaaggcgaattatataattactttaacttaattattacaaaacctcttttacatcaaattgcaagaactaacataaataaaagtgaaagtcttctaaataatgatctagctactaagtcttctgatccagtgtctcacgcccatcaagctcccatcctatctcataaacctgtcaagtctgctcaccaatatttggatcatcacaggtgttcacgaatacacagggtcaaccacgaggttgagtagggaatacaaggaaacaacaaaatatgatatgcatgctcctccgtcacctccatctccatctcaactcatatctcataacccggaacgcccggccataccgatccccggcaggcacaacaatcgaccgtcgtcgatataccactcAACAAAcagtgaggacaccagggcaagtccagAACCagactgggccttatcacaacatcacatcgtatctcaacatcgtcactaccacaccatcctccaactccaatgcatatgaaatgctcaacaataatcaatgcaacacaatatgtatatcaatgaatgaaatcatgccgcctaccaaatgttgtgataacatactcaacacgatcaattcagtcatccacattccaaagatatgaatcataacataaatcaacaaccacgtaacaagtcaacgttcacagcttggtcatatgaaacacaacaagtcaacacaatttaacaacaacgctgataagtcaagtgtatttccctacctcagtactgcagtcaaatagtcggtgctcagtaatattccacaacaaattcgccctctgaaaggtaaataaatgataaatgattacttaactattcccgttcccaaaatagaaggttactaaaaatagaaactccCTAACATgtaaagtttccttaaatggaaacttccccgatatagcagttttccattttaaccaacccgactcaaaacccgtctctaattatttaaacgactcgggaattaaattaaataactaatacgataaataaaatattaacgaattatacgattaagaaaaccGAAACAAACATAGAACAATCCCCACAACCCGACTCCCACAACCCGAGACTTCACACTCGCCCAaacccctcacgcgccgcctgaactaccacgacaaccaccaggccCGTTCCCCAGTTCGACCCAACCACCGACAACTGACCCcaacctggtcgactgccgccggcgagtcgaaccagggctgccaaCAGCCCTGACACACCGCCTATCAGGGGTTGCCGCCACCAACAGCCTCCCTTTGCAATCCTATAGCCACCACCGTCGTCAACATCCTCCTATGCTACCACCACCACTCTTCTCGCCGTCAAACAAAGCACACAGACGCCgtggcgccgccgtttcgacctcccccgagtccacggtggcgccaccccaattcTAATCatctaaacccgcctgaaaacccctGTTTAAACCCGTTTGATTATCTCTGTCGACAATGCCTCCTgtcgccatttccaccgcctaacacctccctaaccgccaccaataggggcgactcaaaccacccaataccatttccccgacaccaaccacccttatcaCCTCCCTGTGACACACGGTGACAACAACCACAACCcgacaaactaaaaaaaaaaaagaaaagaaaggtgACTGCTTACCTAAACCGCCACGTAAACCACCACCAAGGCCGCCTCACagcgtcgacaaccaccctatgCTCTTCCTTGttgcgccgtcaacacccacactcactctctctctctcgatttgcgtgaaggttgagattgatgccgatgaaatgagggaggcgggtgagggagtagggttttgtagtgctagggtaaaattaggttaaaaaattaggttagatggtaaatgggtcatgggtaatcgTGCCTGGGTAAAAGGGTAAGTGACATGGGTCAGCGTGGTTGGTAAAAGGACTAGTTAACGTGatttcgttcagttaaacccgtctcaacaagtttacgaataactcgatTTTACGATATCAATaggactaaacaattaactcgactcaattagcgatataaaatacggatgtaacccgactcaacatatacgatataaacccgacttaataacattcacgatattacgatgcaaccaatataaaatgtataatagctaatatataataatatccgtttaatcgatcatatataaaatacggggtattacagtcttccccccttaaaatgaacttcgtcccgaagttcgctcccgtactcaaacatcaaaaggggtattgtatatcgtacatacggacatcacgcatttctaacacagttaacacacacttttaacacatcaattaaatataacagacacgaaatgttacattctaccctcctaaaaataaacttcgtcccgaagtttaactcatcttcacttagcccaactaactacaactaataactacctgagaacacaaatgtataacaactaaataaccacctgagaacaccgtcatctttccatctcaatttcaatatcgatattgtcaaaggttcaaagaactgTGCTCAACACCtagagtaaaactctaagctactcacccacgagtcaggTCAAAGATTAGACAATTTAAATACAATACGAACCAAAATCAATATATGAAAATCCGAATAAAATAAGGCTCAACTCAAGGCCAAAGTCCACACGGTATATCGTAGTATAACTTAAGCTCCATATTATGAGAATCAATAGCACAACACAATCCTAGTTAATACGTAGTACTTCCATTATCTCCTAGCAACCAAACGAAAAGCCATTACTGCAAACCATTACCAAATCTAATTGTTTCCTTTACAAACTTATAGATTTCCAATCCTTGTGCTCAACCAATCATATATGTCATTCAATCTAACCAAACCCATCTCACCAAAATCCCCCTCttgacaataagatatataatacgTACTTATATAATTGCAAACCGAAATAATGACAATCATCAGAAATTCACAATTACCATGTATAAATTGATATCATAAAACGATGACAAATAATGACACATACacatacaaccccgaacaataataaaagtaTTAGGGACAGTAATATCGTGTTACCTCGATAAAGAAAATAAAACTCAACCACGTCCTCGCATATGACGAAAATAGCTCACTAACTAATGGTCTTCATAATCAAAGTTGGTGTTGGGATAGAGTAGGCACGAGGGCAATGGACATGTATGTAATTaagcaaatttgatgatcaattatagaccatgaacgagcgagagtaaaaataacaaaacaatttaagaaacttctcacatttgtaaacatatcacaaaAAATAGATCTACCtctactatccatcacaatcacaggatcttattgacatgtccatacaaccatttactcactcactggtttaggtcacgaattagaccgatgaatttaaacaatcaacaacatactcataattcatattttaaattatctaaattgtttgcacgatatcaattctgaaaacatatttccca from Silene latifolia isolate original U9 population chromosome 5, ASM4854445v1, whole genome shotgun sequence encodes the following:
- the LOC141655930 gene encoding jasmonate-induced protein homolog → MATMQEQNVAVCEKKVKQPQNGTQATMNNQTHFAMTLARSHNWSGAPVGTFPEKIFPNNSAIFTHLKGNFFGSKAAVVYNGKNASGGDCSWVLAWHAPADNTSPQTPNRVYVVCGAKQVIANLTFDQIQQKLDTALTFDTSTDAATKTRADGNISDTVPDIATLIADFKLIQ